From Papilio machaon chromosome 29, ilPapMach1.1, whole genome shotgun sequence, one genomic window encodes:
- the LOC106719463 gene encoding xaa-Pro aminopeptidase ApepP: MSLQRLTALRALMASQPTALTAYIIPTADAHNSEYIASVDARREWISGFTGSAGTAVVTAAHALVWTDGRYYTQFEKETDNSLWTLMKMSLPETLTMEKWLTTNLIEGAVVGADPKTMSRDEWTPLQTALKKAKMELIAVPNNLVDQVRVQMKDGPPKRPHNEVIPLSVKYTGKAAGKKIEELREKMKEKKASALVITALDEVAYTLNLRGSDIQYNPVFFSYLVITTDSVKLFWGDGTLSQVVIDHLTSEGATVECKPYDCIMEYLNELAKKLSESGDGTHGIWLSSDASEAIHRASAGETVLKKPLDLISEVSPVALTKLVKNEVELQGFRNCHIKDGIAVVRFFKWLHEQIGKGSEVTEVQAADRLLEFRTEEEDFLGPSFETIAGAGENGAIIHYSPSKGGEQRVIRVDDMFLLDSGGQYRDGTTDITRTRHMGVPSAGQKDAFTRVLKGQIMLGSAVFPQGVKGNVLDSFARQHLWMAGLDYAHGTGHGVGHCLNVHEGPSGVSWRPYPNDPGLRPKQILSNEPGYYKVGEYGIRHEDLVEIISITKDSDHPRARGLLGDFEGRGALGFNTLTLVPHQKDCLDLNLLDDFEVSYINAYHARVLNTLGPILEARNLTEDYAWLKEQCTPIVK; encoded by the exons ATGTCTCTGCAGCGTCTGACAGCGCTTCGAGCGCTCATGGCGAGTCAGCCGACAGCGTTGACTGCGTATATAATACCTACTGCGGACGCACATAAC TCTGAATACATAGCATCAGTGGATGCACGTCGTGAATGGATATCAGGGTTCACGGGTTCAGCCGGTACTGCTGTAGTGACAGCTGCGCATGCGCTAGTGTGGACTGATGGCAGATACTATACGCAATTTGAAAAAGAAACTGATAATAGTTTATGGACATTAATGAAGATGT CATTGCCAGAAACATTAACAATGGAGAAATGGTTGAcgacaaatttaattgaaggAGCAGTGGTTGGGGCTGACCCAAAAACAATGAGTAGAGACGAATGGACTCCTTTACAA aCAGCTTTAAAGAAAGCTAAAATGGAACTAATCGCCGTACCTAATAATCTTGTTGACCAAGTGAGGGTTCAGATGAAAGATGGTCCACCAAAGAGACCTCATAATGAAGTTATACCATTGTCTGTTAAGTACACAG GCAAAGCGGCTGGTAAGAAGATAGAAGAATTAAGAGAGAAGATGAAAGAGAAGAAAGCATCTGCTTTAGTTATTACCGCACTGGATGAAGTTGCAT atacgTTAAACTTACGTGGTAGTGATATCCAGTACAATCCGGTGTTCTTCTCATACCTGGTGATCACCACTGACTCTGTCAAGCTGTTCTGGGGTGATGGTACACTATCCCAAGTGGTGATAGACCATTTGACGTCAGAAGGTGCGACAGTAGAATGCAAACCCTATGATTGTATAATGGAGTACTTAAATGAATTGGCg aaaaaaCTATCAGAAAGTGGTGATGGGACTCATGGTATATGGTTGTCAAGTGACGCCAGTGAGGCCATACATAGAGCTTCTGCGGGG gAGACAGTTTTAAAGAAACCTTTGGATTTAATATCAGAAGTATCTCCGGTGGCATTGACTAAGTTGGTCAAGAACGAAGTTGAATTGCAG ggtTTTCGTAACTGTCACATCAAAGATGGGATTGCTGTGGTCAGGTTTTTCAAATGGCTCCACGAACAGATCGGCAAAGGTTCTGAAGTCACTGAAGTACAAGCTGCTGACAGGCTATTGGAATTTAGAAC AGAAGAAGAAGATTTCTTGGGTCCATCTTTTGAGACTATAGCAGGTGCTGGGGAAAATGGAGCTATAATACACTACAGTCCTTCCAAAGGGGGTGAGCAGAGAGTCATAAGGGTAGACGACATGTTCCTACTAGACTCTGGCGGACAGTACag GGATGGTACAACAGACATAACGCGCACACGTCACATGGGTGTGCCCAGTGCTGGGCAAAAGGACGCTTTCACACGAGTACTGAAGGGACAGATAATGTTGGGTAGTGCGGTATTCCCACAAGGGGTTAAG GGTAACGTGTTAGACAGTTTTGCCCGCCAACATCTTTGGATGGCAGGTTTAGATTATGCTCACGGCACCGGCCATGGGGTCGGACACTGTCTTAATGTCCACGAAGGGCCCTCCGGAGTCTCCTGGAGGCCCTATCCTAACGACCCGGGACTTCGCCCCAAACAGATACTCAGTAATG aGCCCGGTTACTACAAGGTTGGTGAGTATGGCATCAGGCACGAGGATCTCGTGGAAATCATCTCCATCACCAAGGATTCTGATCATCCCAGG GCGCGAGGTCTGTTGGGAGATTTCGAAGGTCGCGGCGCTCTCGGCTTCAACACACTAACTCTGGTGCCTCATCAAAAGGATTGTTTGGATTTGAATCTGCTTGATGACTTTgag GTGTCCTATATAAATGCTTACCACGCCCGAGTCCTGAACACTTTAGGTCCTATTCTAGAAGCTAGGAACCTTACGGAAGACTACGCCTGGCTCAAGGAACAATGTACACCTATTGTCAAATAA
- the LOC106719519 gene encoding histone chaperone asf1 — protein MAKVHITNVVVLDNPSPFLNPFQFELTFECIEELKEDLEWKMIYVGSAETEEHDQVLDTIYVGPIPEGRHMFVFQAPPPDVTRIPENDALGVTVVLLTCSYRGQEFVRVGYFINNEYSESEPELRENPPAKPQFDKVVRNILASEPRVTRFKINWAEPDSGMAPDSADANLEASHAPSNDSYGASFNADSQISGMEFQGSLSGYGDNSNSIAPMEC, from the coding sequence atggcaaaagtgcatataACCAACGTCGTCGTGCTGGACAATCCGAGTCCATTTCTTAATCCTTTCCAATTCGAATTGACCTTCGAATGCATAGAAGAACTAAAGGAGGATTTAGAGTGGAAGATGATTTACGTTGGTTCCGCTGAGACTGAGGAACACGATCAAGTATTGGACACGATTTACGTCGGACCGATACCGGAGGGTAGACACATGTTTGTCTTTCAAGCCCCACCGCCCGATGTCACCCGAATACCAGAAAACGACGCATTAGGTGTCACAGTAGTGTTATTAACGTGTTCATACAGAGGACAAGAGTTCGTTAGAGTTGGTTACTTCATAAATAACGAATACAGTGAAAGTGAACCGGAATTAAGAGAAAATCCACCAGCAAAGCCTCAGTTTGACAAGGTAGTGAGGAATATACTCGCTTCCGAGCCTCGTGTTACTCGATTCAAGATTAATTGGGCTGAACCTGATTCTGGAATGGCACCAGATTCCGCAGATGCTAATCTTGAGGCGTCTCATGCCCCTAGTAATGATTCTTATGGTGCATCATTTAATGCTGATAGTCAGATCAGTGGTATGGAATTTCAAGGAAGTTTGAGTGGATATGGTGATAATTCCAATTCAATAGCACCAATGGAATGCTGA